The following are from one region of the Salvia splendens isolate huo1 chromosome 2, SspV2, whole genome shotgun sequence genome:
- the LOC121792118 gene encoding serine/threonine-protein kinase ATG1c-like isoform X2 has protein sequence MAQRGYYVVGDYVVGKQIGAGSFSTVWHARHRVHGTEVAIKEIATSRLNPKLQDSLKSEIVILKKINHPNIIRLHDMLEEPGKMYIVLEYCRGGDLSIHLQRLQGGISEATTKRFMQQLAEGLKVLRENNLIHRDLKPQNLLLSSNGDNSILKIADFGFARSLQPLGLAETLCGSPLYMAPEIMQLQRYDAKADLWSVGVILFQLVTGKTPFTGVNQIQLLQNIIKATDLKFPPEAKDLSLHCMDLCRKLLRRNPVERLTFEEFFNHPYLSQRQLDESFRQSERVLDGFPLEGNTDESFDEDCLPECNTAQSLHEECLPFSLDEESSGTIVSPSYPETTTKKSTHERFSPRKEDITGPRVDSRQGKLKGSPKTMNLDLLLDTHPKKVDDPVESIDKDYVIVPGSPMKIPSVGHAFKASYFQSKYGSAPSHRENVSTTPYPIIGGRTGKFDRAQGIESPLSAPEISHGSVNNLVNLELPSTDYTIRISSLQRFAAAIRELVKDKIKGGMQLEAFSVQLVILAIWKQALHICHTHAASAMHGSPSHDDTRSREVSQAERNSSGEEFLNNISNRHGPVNISEQIERAFLQEVEHAEELAKVIEPGNKEIPDAMELIYQSALALGRHGAVDEYMGDTESAVIFYSKSVHLFRFLLVEAPCLALNPQFSLTNSDRYRVENYINAIMNRHNISRSQKVGMLKGDHHPSSS, from the exons ATGGCGCAGAGGGGCTACTACGTGGTGGGGGATTATGTGGTGGGAAAGCAGATTGGGGCGGGCTCGTTCTCCACGGTGTGGCACGCGCGCCACCGCGTCCACGGCACCGAAGTCGCCATCAAAGAGATCGCTACCTCTCGATTGAACCCCAAATTGCAGGACAGCTTGAAGTCCGAGATCGTCATTCTTAAGAAAATCAATCACCCCAACATCATCCGTTTGCACGACATGCTCGAG GAGCCAGGAAAGATGTACATTGTTTTGGAGTATTGCAGAGGAGGTGATCTTTCAATTCATCTTCAACGGCTCCAAGGAGGAATCTCGGAGGCAACTACGAAGCGCTTTATGCAGCAACTAG CCGAGGGCCTCAAAGTTCTCCGTGAAAACAATCTTATACACCGGGACTTAAAGCCTCAG AATCTCCTCCTTTCATCTAACGGTGACAACAGCATCCTGAAGATTGCTGATTTCGGCTTTGCAAG ATCTCTACAACCTTTAGGCCTTGCAGAAACTTTATGTGGTTCACCGCTGTACATGGCTCCCGAAATAATGCAGCTCCAGAGATATGATGCTAAG GCAGATCTCTGGAGTGTTGGTGTCATTCTATTCCAACTTGTAACCGGGAAAACTCCGTTTACAGGAGTTAACCAGATACAG CTGCTCCAGAACATCATTAAAGCAACTGATTTGAAGTTCCCACCTGAGGCAAAGGATTTGAGTCTACACTGCATGGATTTGTGCAGAAAATTGCTGCGGCGCAATCCAG TGGAGCGGTTGACATTTGAGGAGTTTTTTAACCATCCTTATCTGTCTCAAAGACAACTTGATGAATCATTCAG GCAATCAGAAAGAGTTTTAGATGGTTTCCCTCTTGAGGGGAATACAGATGAAAGCTTTGATGAAGATTGTTTACCTGAATGTAATACAGCCCAAAGTTTGCATGAAGAGTGTTTACCGTTTAGTCTAGATGAAGAATCCAGTGGCACTATTGTCAGTCCATCTTACCCAGAAACAACCACCAAGAAGTCGACGCACGAGAGATTTTCTCCTCGTAAAGAAGATATTACTGGGCCCAGAGTAGACAGCCGCCAAGGAAAGCTCAAGGGGTCTCCTAAAACCATGAACCTTGATTTACTACTAGATACTCATCCTAAAAAAG TTGATGATCCGGTGGAGTCCATCGACAAGGATTATGTGATTGTCCCTGGTTCTCCAATGAAAATTCCGTCAGTAGGGCATGCTTTCAAGGCTAGTTATTTTCAGTCTAAATATGGAAGTGCACCTTCTCATCGTGAAAATGTTTCCACTACTCCATATCCGATAATTGGGGGACGAACTGGTAAATTTGACCGTGCACAAGGTATAGAAAGTCCTCTATCTGCTCCTGAGATTTCACATGGATCGGTGAATAACTTAGTTAATTTAGAGCTGCCATCAACCGACTACACGATACGGATCAGTTCATTGCAGCGCTTTGCAGCTGCCATCAGAGAGTTAGTAAAGGACAAG ATCAAGGGAGGAATGCAGCTAGAAGCCTTTTCAGTTCAGCTCGTTATTCTTGCTATATGGAAGCAAGCTTTGCACATTTGTCACACTCATGCAGCTTCAGCTATGCATGGAAGTCCAAGTCATGATGATACAAGATCGAGAGAAGTCTCTCAGGCTGAGCGTAATTCATCTGGTGAAGAGTTTCTTAATAATATTTCGAATAGGCATGGGCCAGTTAACATCAGCGAACAGATAGAGAGAGCATTTCTTCAAGAAGTTGAGCACGCTGAGGAACTTGCGAAAGTAATAGAGCCTG GAAATAAGGAAATCCCAGATGCCATGGAATTGATATATCAATCTGCACTAGCGTTGGGGAGACACGGAGCA GTTGATGAATATATGGGTGATACTGAAAGTGCTGTGATTTTCTACTCAAAATCCGTTCACCTATTCCGGTTTCTTCTAGTGGAGGCACCGTGCCTCGCTTTGAATCCTCAATTTTCCCTCACCAACTCGGACCGATACCGGGTCGAGAATTACATTAATGCCATCATGAACAGGCATAACATTTCAAGGTCTCAAAAAGTTGGCATGTTGAAGGGAGATCATCATCCTAGCTCTTCCTGA
- the LOC121792118 gene encoding serine/threonine-protein kinase ATG1c-like isoform X1 produces MAQRGYYVVGDYVVGKQIGAGSFSTVWHARHRVHGTEVAIKEIATSRLNPKLQDSLKSEIVILKKINHPNIIRLHDMLEEPGKMYIVLEYCRGGDLSIHLQRLQGGISEATTKRFMQQLAEGLKVLRENNLIHRDLKPQNLLLSSNGDNSILKIADFGFARSLQPLGLAETLCGSPLYMAPEIMQLQRYDAKADLWSVGVILFQLVTGKTPFTGVNQIQLLQNIIKATDLKFPPEAKDLSLHCMDLCRKLLRRNPVERLTFEEFFNHPYLSQRQLDESFRNRQSERVLDGFPLEGNTDESFDEDCLPECNTAQSLHEECLPFSLDEESSGTIVSPSYPETTTKKSTHERFSPRKEDITGPRVDSRQGKLKGSPKTMNLDLLLDTHPKKVDDPVESIDKDYVIVPGSPMKIPSVGHAFKASYFQSKYGSAPSHRENVSTTPYPIIGGRTGKFDRAQGIESPLSAPEISHGSVNNLVNLELPSTDYTIRISSLQRFAAAIRELVKDKIKGGMQLEAFSVQLVILAIWKQALHICHTHAASAMHGSPSHDDTRSREVSQAERNSSGEEFLNNISNRHGPVNISEQIERAFLQEVEHAEELAKVIEPGNKEIPDAMELIYQSALALGRHGAVDEYMGDTESAVIFYSKSVHLFRFLLVEAPCLALNPQFSLTNSDRYRVENYINAIMNRHNISRSQKVGMLKGDHHPSSS; encoded by the exons ATGGCGCAGAGGGGCTACTACGTGGTGGGGGATTATGTGGTGGGAAAGCAGATTGGGGCGGGCTCGTTCTCCACGGTGTGGCACGCGCGCCACCGCGTCCACGGCACCGAAGTCGCCATCAAAGAGATCGCTACCTCTCGATTGAACCCCAAATTGCAGGACAGCTTGAAGTCCGAGATCGTCATTCTTAAGAAAATCAATCACCCCAACATCATCCGTTTGCACGACATGCTCGAG GAGCCAGGAAAGATGTACATTGTTTTGGAGTATTGCAGAGGAGGTGATCTTTCAATTCATCTTCAACGGCTCCAAGGAGGAATCTCGGAGGCAACTACGAAGCGCTTTATGCAGCAACTAG CCGAGGGCCTCAAAGTTCTCCGTGAAAACAATCTTATACACCGGGACTTAAAGCCTCAG AATCTCCTCCTTTCATCTAACGGTGACAACAGCATCCTGAAGATTGCTGATTTCGGCTTTGCAAG ATCTCTACAACCTTTAGGCCTTGCAGAAACTTTATGTGGTTCACCGCTGTACATGGCTCCCGAAATAATGCAGCTCCAGAGATATGATGCTAAG GCAGATCTCTGGAGTGTTGGTGTCATTCTATTCCAACTTGTAACCGGGAAAACTCCGTTTACAGGAGTTAACCAGATACAG CTGCTCCAGAACATCATTAAAGCAACTGATTTGAAGTTCCCACCTGAGGCAAAGGATTTGAGTCTACACTGCATGGATTTGTGCAGAAAATTGCTGCGGCGCAATCCAG TGGAGCGGTTGACATTTGAGGAGTTTTTTAACCATCCTTATCTGTCTCAAAGACAACTTGATGAATCATTCAG AAACAGGCAATCAGAAAGAGTTTTAGATGGTTTCCCTCTTGAGGGGAATACAGATGAAAGCTTTGATGAAGATTGTTTACCTGAATGTAATACAGCCCAAAGTTTGCATGAAGAGTGTTTACCGTTTAGTCTAGATGAAGAATCCAGTGGCACTATTGTCAGTCCATCTTACCCAGAAACAACCACCAAGAAGTCGACGCACGAGAGATTTTCTCCTCGTAAAGAAGATATTACTGGGCCCAGAGTAGACAGCCGCCAAGGAAAGCTCAAGGGGTCTCCTAAAACCATGAACCTTGATTTACTACTAGATACTCATCCTAAAAAAG TTGATGATCCGGTGGAGTCCATCGACAAGGATTATGTGATTGTCCCTGGTTCTCCAATGAAAATTCCGTCAGTAGGGCATGCTTTCAAGGCTAGTTATTTTCAGTCTAAATATGGAAGTGCACCTTCTCATCGTGAAAATGTTTCCACTACTCCATATCCGATAATTGGGGGACGAACTGGTAAATTTGACCGTGCACAAGGTATAGAAAGTCCTCTATCTGCTCCTGAGATTTCACATGGATCGGTGAATAACTTAGTTAATTTAGAGCTGCCATCAACCGACTACACGATACGGATCAGTTCATTGCAGCGCTTTGCAGCTGCCATCAGAGAGTTAGTAAAGGACAAG ATCAAGGGAGGAATGCAGCTAGAAGCCTTTTCAGTTCAGCTCGTTATTCTTGCTATATGGAAGCAAGCTTTGCACATTTGTCACACTCATGCAGCTTCAGCTATGCATGGAAGTCCAAGTCATGATGATACAAGATCGAGAGAAGTCTCTCAGGCTGAGCGTAATTCATCTGGTGAAGAGTTTCTTAATAATATTTCGAATAGGCATGGGCCAGTTAACATCAGCGAACAGATAGAGAGAGCATTTCTTCAAGAAGTTGAGCACGCTGAGGAACTTGCGAAAGTAATAGAGCCTG GAAATAAGGAAATCCCAGATGCCATGGAATTGATATATCAATCTGCACTAGCGTTGGGGAGACACGGAGCA GTTGATGAATATATGGGTGATACTGAAAGTGCTGTGATTTTCTACTCAAAATCCGTTCACCTATTCCGGTTTCTTCTAGTGGAGGCACCGTGCCTCGCTTTGAATCCTCAATTTTCCCTCACCAACTCGGACCGATACCGGGTCGAGAATTACATTAATGCCATCATGAACAGGCATAACATTTCAAGGTCTCAAAAAGTTGGCATGTTGAAGGGAGATCATCATCCTAGCTCTTCCTGA
- the LOC121792119 gene encoding ABC transporter G family member 23-like — MATCFQPPPSATIEDDSAVLFSTSDSPEESTSQSSSNHSPPHHHTQTPYKLTVTNLSYTIQKNTWFSTLVSGGAKKPPINILKSVSFVARSSEILAVVGPSGTGKSTLIRIVSGRVRDRDFDPKIIVLNDSIVPSQEHLRKICGFIAQEDTLFPLLTVKETLMFSAKFRLKEMSARDREDRVDCLMQELGLVHVADTFVGDEDNRGISGGERKRVSIAVDVIHDPPILLLDEPTSGLDSSSALHVVELLSSMAQGRQRTIILSIHQPSYRILQRIPNFLILSHGSVVHHGSLQSLELAITKQGFKIPPQINPLEFSMEMVSILEESYSRRQNTNTYSMLQIERAKKEVGSDPFVWQLYEIMVLCVRLWKIIYRTKQLLLARTMQALVGGLGLGSVYVGVRKDEGGVAERLGLFAFSLSFLLSSTVEALPIYLQERRVLMKEASRGSYRVSSYLIANTIIFFPLLFVVAILFSVPLYWIVGLNPSYSAFLFFTLVVWLIVLMASSLVLFLSVISPDFISGNSLICTALGAFFLFSGYFIPREFIPKYWLFMYYVSLYRYPLDSLLLNEYWSERDECFSTRSGVCALTGRDVLKSRGLEEDTRWINVAIMLAFFVLYRILSWILLTRKVSKTDL; from the coding sequence ATGGCTACATGCTTCCAACCACCACCATCAGCAACCATAGAAGATGACTCTGCGGTGCTCTTCTCGACGTCGGACTCGCCGGAGGAGTCCACCAGCCAGTCCTCCTCCAACCACTCCCCACCCCACCaccacacccaaacaccttacAAACTCACAGTCACCAACCTATCCTACACCATTCAAAAAAACACATGGTTCTCCACCCTCGTTTCCGGGGGCGCTAAGAAGCCACCGATCAACATTCTGAAATCCGTCTCCTTTGTCGCGAGAAGCTCCGAGATCCTCGCGGTCGTGGGCCCCAGCGGAACGGGAAAGTCCACCCTCATTAGAATCGTCTCCGGCCGGGTACGTGACCGAGACTTTGATCCCAAGATCATCGTCCTCAACGACAGCATCGTGCCCAGCCAAGAACATCTTAGAAAGATATGTGGCTTCATTGCTCAAGAAGACACCCTCTTCCCTCTCCTTACGGTTAAAGAAACACTCATGTTCAGTGCCAAGTTCAGGTTAAAGGAGATGAGTGCTCGCGACAGAGAAGACAGAGTCGACTGCCTGATGCAAGAGCTCGGACTCGTCCATGTGGCTGACACTTTTGTCGGAGACGAAGACAACCGTGGCATATCTGGAGGAGAGAGGAAGAGAGTATCCATCGCAGTGGACGTGATCCATGATCCTCCCATTTTGCTTCTCGACGAGCCAACTTCTGGCCTCGACAGCAGCTCGGCTCTCCATGTAGTCGAGCTGCTTTCTTCCATGGCTCAAGGCAGGCAGAGGACTATAATCCTCTCTATTCACCAACCAAGTTACCGAATCCTCCAACGCATTCCAAACTTCTTGATCCTCTCCCACGGCTCAGTTGTCCACCACGGCTCGCTCCAGTCTCTAGAGCTAGCCATCACGAAGCAGGGGTTCAAGATCCCACCACAGATCAACCCGCTCGAGTTCTCAATGGAGATGGTGTCCATTCTTGAGGAGTCCTACTCGAGAAGGCAGAATACGAATACGTATTCAATGCTGCAGATTGAAAGAGCCAAGAAGGAAGTAGGCAGTGATCCATTTGTTTGGCAATTATATGAGATAATGGTGTTGTGTGTTAGGTTATGGAAGATTATTTACAGAACTAAGCAGCTTTTATTGGCTCGAACGATGCAAGCACTTGTTGGAGGGTTGGGTTTGGGGAGCGTTTATGTTGGAGTAAGGAAAGACGAAGGCGGAGTTGCAGAGAGATTAGGCCTATTCGCGTTTAGTCTGAGCTTTCTACTGTCCTCAACGGTGGAAGCTTTGCCTATTTATCTTCAAGAGAGGCGTGTGTTGATGAAGGAGGCATCGAGGGGCTCGTATAGAGTGTCCTCCTACTTGATCGCCAACACCATCATCTTCTTTCCCTTGTTGTTTGTGGTGGCGATTCTGTTTTCCGTGCCATTGTATTGGATTGTTGGGCTCAACCCTTCGTATTCTGCATTCTTGTTTTTCACGTTGGTTGTGTGGCTGATCGTGCTGATGGCGAGCTCTCTGGTGCTGTTTCTGAGCGTTATATCCCCAGATTTCATATCCGGGAATTCTCTCATCTGCACTGCTTTGGGAGCATTCTTTCTGTTTTCAGGCTACTTCATCCCGAGAGAGTTCATCCCCAAATACTGGCTTTTCATGTATTATGTGTCTCTTTATAGGTACCCTCTTGATTCTCTGCTTCTCAACGAGTACTGGAGTGAGAGAGACGAGTGTTTCTCGACAAGGTCTGGCGTGTGTGCGCTCACCGGGAGAGATGTGTTGAAGAGCAGGGGACTGGAGGAGGACACCAGATGGATCAACGTCGCCATCATGCTCGCTTTCTTCGTTTTGTATCGGATACTTTCTTGGATTCTTCTTACCCGGAAGGTCTCCAAGACAGATCTGTAA
- the LOC121792121 gene encoding mitochondrial substrate carrier family protein B-like: MEARVGVDGGSAARKFLHQQSRPQQPQISQIGTVPQLLAGGIAGAFSKTCTAPLARLTILFQLQGMHSDVAILSKPCIWREALRIVNEEGVRAFWKGNLVTIAHRLPYSSVNFYSYEQYKRILRSIPGLEGNGEHPRADAFVHFVGGGLAGMTAASATYPLDLVRTRLAAQRNTIYYEGIRHSIRTICRDEGFFGLYKGLGATLLGVGPSIAISFSIYESLRSSWLSHRPDDSTVLVSLACGSLSGIASSTATFPLDLVRRRMQLEGAAGRARVYKTGLLGTLKHIIRSEGLRGMYRGIMPEYYKVVPGVGIVFMTYETLKKHLAQGPFS, from the exons ATGGAAGCTAGAGTTGGAGTGGATGGCGGCTCCGCCGCGAGGAAGTTTCTACACCAACAATCGCGGCCGCAGCAGCCGCAAATATCGCAGATTGGCACGGTTCCGCAGCTTCTCGCCGGTGGCATCGCCGGAGCTTTCAGCAAGACATGTACTGCTCCTCTAGCGCGGCTCACCATTCTGTTCCAG CTGCAAGGCATGCATTCAGATGTTGCGATATTGAGTAAGCCTTGTATATGGCGCGAGGCCTTACGGATAGTTAATGAAGAGGGTGTTAGGGCATTCTGGAAAGGGAATTTGGTTACCATAGCTCATCGTCTTCCTTATTCTTCAGTCAACTTCTATTCTTATGAACAGTACAAAAGA ATTTTGAGATCAATACCCGGTCTTGAAGGTAATGGAGAACATCCCCGTGCAGATGCATTTGTGCATTTTGTAGGTGGTGGCTTGGCAGGAATGACTGCTGCGTCTGCTACATATCCTTTGGATCTTGTCAGAACAAGGCTGGCGGCACAG AGGAATACCATATATTACGAAGGCATTAGGCATTCAATTCGTACCATCTGCCGAGATGAAGGTTTTTTTGGCCTGTACAAAGGGCTAGGAGCAACATTATTG GGGGTTGGGCCCAGTATAGCGATAAGCTTTTCAATTTATGAGAGTTTGAGATCTTCCTGGCTCTCTCACAG GCCTGATGATTCTACTGTATTGGTGAGCCTTGCTTGTGGTAGTCTTTCTGGCATTGCGTCATCAACAG CGACATTCCCTTTGGATCTCGTAAGGCGAAGAATGCAATTGGAAGGTGCTGCTGGTCGAGCCCGGGTATACAAAACTGGATTACTTGGAACCTTGAAACACATTATCCGTTCTGAAGGCCTCCGTGGAATGTATAGAGGGATAATGCCTGAATACTACAAGGTTGTTCCAGGTGTAGGCATTGTTTTCATGACCTATGAAACATTGAAGAAGCATCTAGCACAAGGGCCTTTCAGTTAG